In Arachis hypogaea cultivar Tifrunner chromosome 7, arahy.Tifrunner.gnm2.J5K5, whole genome shotgun sequence, the genomic window CTTAAATCAAGAGTTCCGACTAATTCTCAAAACCGAATCATTTAAACCAAAGTTTCAAACTGGATTGAAAACCATTCTAAACCTTAAAACTGCAAAAATCATAGTTAAAAACTGCAAAGGCATTAGTCGATACTTCCGTTGCCACTAGCGCTGAACCGCACCCATCGCCTATACAGGGAACCGCCAAGACTTCTAAGCATACTTGGTGACCATTCTGGCACATCCGCTCTAATCGTTCATCATCACCAGTTCGACGCTCTCGGCTACCACCAAAAGAATCTTCCTTCCCCATAGTTTACTCCCACACAACTCTATGCCCTTGTAGCCCTAACGACGACTTTGCAAAAGATAAAACCAAGCTACACTCATATCCAAGCAATATATGATATTCAAATCATACACTTACCTCTCATCGAAGGATCCGACCCCATCGCATCACGTGCATCAAAAGCAAACACACGGCCTGACTGTTGATTCTAGCCCTCATCTCGTTTCCTCCCATGGCGACAATACTTAGATATATGCCCAGGTTTTCCACAGTTATAGCAATGACCATTTCCTTTCGCCTGATGAAACTGAGCTTTTTTGCCCCTTTTGAAGTTCCCTTGACCTTGCAATTACTGGGGAGTATATCCATCTTTCTTGAAGTTCTGTCCCCTTGGTCCGAGGTGATCATCGAGTTCCCAACTAGAATTCCCTCCATGGGTGTTCCTTGACGAGGCTACCGTCCTTGCATATTCCTCAACAAACATTGCCGTGTCCACCAATTCAAAAAATCTTCTCATCATCAGTGGAGCTACAACACGCTTGATGTCTTCTCTTAACCCCACTTCGTATCcgatgcatttccattcctcgtAAGACTCAAGAGTACCTTGACTTATCCTCGAGAACTTACAGAGTTCCTCAAGCTTGCCAGTGTATTCTGCTATAGTCGTAAACCTTTGCTTCAGCTGCAAGAGCTCCAATTCTCTGGCCTCCCTTAGTGACTCAtgaaagtacttcttgtagaaagcCTCCCCGAATAACGCCCAGGTAATGTTCATGTTCTGTTGGCGTAGCAGTTGGCGCTCTCCTTGCCACCATTGCTGAGCTCCTCCCACTAGTTGATAAGTCACATATTTCACAAACTTGTCATACGGTACATGATGGGTTAGCAATGCACACTCTACAGTTTGGAACTAGTTATCCGCTTCAGTATGGTTTGTCAAACCATTGAAAACTAGCGGAGCAGCTTTCCAAAAAGCAACTAGAGTCCTCAGGACACCACTCAAGCTGTCCTCAACACCTTCTCCATTTTCGTTTCCGCTTCTGGCCGGTTGGATTAACCTCCGCACAGCTTGTAGAGTCACAGCAGCATTCGCTTCCAATGTGCTTGCCAGGTTCGCCATCACTGCCATGAACTCGGCATGGTTATCAGCCGGTTACTCATTTCTACTCTCTCGTGAACGTGCTTGATCTTGTCTGCGAGTGGCCATTGAGTTTTCTGTCTACACCAAATAATCGATAtcgaggtgatcagtctcaatatcaaaagcttaATGTTTCAATTACCCCAAAcgggcactcacaaacaagcatgctacgAAATATCAcgtagataacctaatagcattaaagaaaagacacacagagtatgcaatgaagcacaatcggtccatcccttaggttcacgaggacgaaccgctctgataccactaaatgtaatacCCAAATTAGCCTAAGTTTTACCTCGCGTTGTAAAGCAAAGATTAATCaaggattacgacagttctaagctcatacatatgatatatagaaggaataatagtatctagaagcctgatgaatgATAAGGTTCAAAAACAGGATTTTAAAAGCGCAAAACGAACTAACGAGCGTCTAACTTAAGCACAAGGAACAGATGtgatataaacaaaataatagtataatagtgtaATATTGTGCAAAACTAgtcacggctcgcggagtttaagccggctagccaaatATATAGATAAGAGAAATCTAAAGTTTAAAatggcttatacaagttttgttctctctcaaatacaagcctctaggccaaaataaaaatacaaaagtgatatatatatatatatatatatatatatatatatatatatatatatatataaacaaaataaatcaaaaggacTCAATAGGTatccggatcctccgcttctatcaccaaccaaacaactcaccgaggtgggttgcaaccTGCATCTGAGAAACACAATAgaaatatggaatgagaaccggaggttctcagtaaggtaacagtgcccagtgatgtaggatataagaacccgggatgccaaaggcaatcctagacttcatatccatcacaatatTCAATCTTAAGGCATACTAAAACAAGTAAGCATAATGTACCAACTTTGACTTAAATAAACCAGGtgatctatcttaggggatttctactctaactaacaccgctgtcccacagccttcaccaaccgatcctccatgcgatcctatcgccaccgccttccgaacctcctcaatcccagtaaaaaacacaggtaatatacaatggaagtaaagcacaagtagaagcatataaggcaaataattcagatagcaagtaagcatgttattgaattaggcaagccattacaagtaaacaaagcatacaaacagatagaaaatacatatgatgaatgcatgccctattggctgtgatatcacattgtcggttcaactgccaacccgacacatctccatggagacgtagCCCTTCGAATTTCTCTTATGGGAATCCCTGAGATATAGTGTCCAGATCATTGTCCAGGTAATGGCGCCTGCACGCCCTATAGAtctgaagggatgcgagcgggatctattgccaccgacctcacatctaagTGCAAGCGGGATGAATCATCGCCCTTACGCCGCTGCCGCTACCTCGAACAGGTAGGATCCAACCTCAGCCCCTGCCCGGGTGCATAGCGTTTCATAATCTTAGAAAATCATTATTCAGTGGTTTTTAAAAAGCATCTTTCAATATACAAAGATCCATCACCTCAATCTGAGTCCCCGACTCATATCCACTACTGTCCATTCATAACTCAGTTTCCAATTATCAAAAGTTCATCATTTCTTCATCTCACATATTAATCATCCTTCACCTAATGTCAAACCCTTCTCAGCACACCAGAAACAaaggcctccgttttctaatttatcGTAAAATCAAGTACTTGAACCCTTAAGTTATACCCCATCttctaatactcaaaactagacccaaaagtcttaaaatagtGTTAAAGAAACTTACAACCGTGGTGGGAAGATAAAATagttgaaaaacaagtaaaattttgagaaacaggacgtgtgcggccgcacaagggtctgtgcgtgcgcacactcttGAGAGTTTTAAAATGCGTGCGTATGCACTACGCACAGGTTTAAATTTTTACAAGAATCTGTTCACTCACAgaacctgtgccagcgcccccaacaAACATGCCTTCCCAACGTATGAGTCCGCACAGGCCTGTGCGGCCGTACAAGTTGAAGTTTTTCCTTAGATAtgcgcgcgcacaagctgtgctagtgcTACAAACAGAACGCACTTCTCTgcctgtgtgtgcgcacagatTAAAATTTCCGCAGGGTGTGCgttcgcacatatcagaaatcatgaattctgcaactttgcagaatttcagatttttaacaccaactttgaatgatcataacttcctctataaaattccaaatttcacaaactttatatcgattaaaagggttttcaaagatccttaattttagagaagtttcatcaatttttgaaaactgagacaaaagttatgatcgaacaaagttTACTAAAAACCCAATTTTACCAAAAGTTTCCAATGACCAATTTTCCCAACTATCATATCTCAAACTAACCAAAACAAtaccaaaccattccaaactcccTTTTTCATCAAAACTTACCCCTTTTATTCAATATCACACCAATTATACCACAATTTCCTTCACATTTCATTATTTCCAACCTCAATTATCACATATACAATATATCCACCACTCATCATTATCTCACTACCAATTCTCATAATCTACTTAACTATGCTTCCTATTCATAATTAACAATACTCTTCTATCCAAATccattatatttcaaatttatcATTTAATCACAATAACACATCAATTCATTATATCTCACCAACACAAACAATCATCTACAACTTACAATTTCTAAacttatcctatgggtcactagcctaagtatccatgattattatatactacatagaggaaaccgaaaccataccttgactgGTCCCAAATTTGCACCAAAACCCTAATTGAGCACAAACTAAGTTTTCCAACACAATCCAAGCCACCAAATCAACTCCAAAAAGCATCAACTCAACTCCAAAGgcttccaaactcacaataatcaagctctGTACACACAAATTACAACTAATCAACCTTAGGCTTCATATATACACAAAACCACAAGAGATCAAGTAGGCTCACCTTACCCAAGGATGATTAGGACAAAACTCAATAATAATCAAGTGCTAGAGTATACCTAGATAATCAAAATCACAAGATCCATTCATTCACCATAGCCAAAAACCGAAACTGTAATGGAAGGAAGAACTAGGCAAAAAAATGAAAATCCCTTACCACTTTGTTTGAATGAAATTGAAGAGCTCGACGAGAGCTTTGCATAGCAACTGACGGCACGCGAATCAGAACTCCAGAGAGTGAGATATGGCtccaagaagaagatgatgaaaagtaactaaaaccCTTACCTCTCCTCTCTTCACTCTCACGTTGCTGCTGCTATTGGGTGTTATAAGTGGCTGAGTTTGCCACTTAATGGTTATATAAGGtggggcttgggcccaacttgagcCCGgttcaacccgttagcatttttagtccgtttggcccaactttgggtcaGACCTTTAAAATTAACACACAGTTTttgacttctaatatttttctaaggtttttgactgtttccACTTTTTCTCGTGtggtaccgggcagacttgaaccggttcaaccggttcaactgccgaTTCGCgatttttcacggtttttcacAGAAAATACATTTTTCGACACAGAAAAACCTATTGagtccaaaaattatatttaaatccccaaattctcatcctaactTTTCAGAACTTACTTTGGGCATTTAAATAATTTCATCCGCGAAATCTCGGGTTCTTACTGTGGCGTTTAGCGGCAGCTCAATAGAGAGCTTGCACGCGGTACGAGGCGATTGGCGCGAAACGCCAGGTAGCGGCGTTTAGCGCCAACGTGGCAGcatcaaatttcttttttttttcttctgcatGAATTCTGTTAAATTTGTctagattttttctaaaataattaaaactacAATGCGCCTCAAAATAACATCCAAATAGGTTTCAAGAACTAAGATCTtaataaaactcaataaattcacatctaaaataataagaaaatatagaaagatgctcacgcattatTTGTCTTCCGTGTAATCTGATGGAGGAGGATATTTTCCATTGCCTTAGGATCTCCGTTAAAGCTTAAGATGTGTGGAATCACCTGGACATTGGCTGAACTAGAGATGATATCTCCATGAACTTCCATAACTGGATCCGGCGTAATACTAATGCTTATGAATATCTCTTCTTGGTTGAGCTTTGGTGGATTTGCGGGATCATAATAATGATATGTTCAACGGGGATATAATTTGGAACACTTTTAAGGTTGTATATTTCATGAAGTAAGCAGTCAAGGGTTTTGGAGAAGCTTTTGATTTTGACATAAGTATAAATCATAACACTATTtctttctcttggattccttCTCCTCTTTTTGTCGTCAAATTAAATTGTGATGGTAGTATTTTggtctataaaaaaaaaaaaggctaggTTTGGTTGTATTCTTCGAGACAATTTGGGTAACTGGATTAACAGGTGCTATTCCTATGGGTACCATTGTTCAGTGTGAGTTGTTTGGTATTTTTTGTGGCCTTCATTTGGCTTGGGACTGTGGGTTTAGAGAAGTAATCTGTGAGATGGATTGTTTTGAGGCGTTCGAGGTAGTTGATCAGAATTTGGGGTGTGATAACTTGACTTCATTGAGAAGATCATAAACCTTCATAATAGGAATTGAAAAGTGAGTCTGGCGTTAATTCATCATATTACTAATGCTGTTGCTGATTTTATAGCAAAGCATGCTGCACGACATGCTTTTCCGCATACGGAGTGATTGATGCCTAGGTCAGATTTAGGCAAGATTGTTGCAGATAAGCAAGCCTCTTTCTCTTagtctttttttttctgtttaggTTTGTTTAGTCACCAAAGAGTATTGTCATTTTTTGCCGGTACTCGATCAACAATAATTTGCACCTATATTTACTAGGATTTTATATACAAAAAGCATATAATTTACATCtatgtttattaaaatttgtacacataaattaatatagtttGCATTCACATTTTTTAGAATTTGCACACATAAATCAATATAGTTTATTTGATAAAGACAATTTAGTGTTTATAATGATCAAATAAtggctaaaaatattaaaaattcctGAGTCAagagtttttctttctttaatttcgtCTATCTTACTATGATTTTTGTTTTAAACAAATTCAGAATAAAACATTCTTctctagtattttttaaaataaataatttactaATGTATGTATTTTTAAagttatttatattttgtatatCATTATTTATGTCGCTACATTAAAAAACTATAGCATATCTTATTTGCAAATGAAATTCGttcaaaatagtatttttatattttttgtttggaGTGTAAACATGTATTTCGTTAccactataaataaaataagagttAATTCTTGTCGGATACTGCGTAAATGAAATTATAACAgctaaattttttttggtgaacatAACAGCTATATTTTAATGTTTATGTATATGGTTCCATTCATTGTAGTTGTACaccaaattatttatttagtctCTTTTTCTTACAAATAGCTAATAAAAGATATAATGTAATTGAAAGATgtacttttaaaataaaagtaaaggccAACCTAACCCCTATCCATTTTTTCGAAGGTTAAACGAGTgctagaaaataacaaaaaagacAACTCGATCTCTAACAATATTATTTTAGGACACTACGTACCATCCATTAAAAAATCCAGTATGAAATTCAAACATGTATcatatcaaaattcaaaactattTAGCAGTAATAATCCAAATTTCTTTTGTATGAATCAATGCATGTGGAATAATTTATCTCCCACAATACTTTACAAAAATTGTTAATATTCATCTGAGAATAACAAATAGAAATCATATCTCCCTAATGTGAATACAGAAAAAAGTAATAGTCAATAATTAAAGAGTGATTGGTTAATTGATGCTTCATAACTCATTAGTCATTACAGgttataactaaaatatgaattCTAGTCAAGAGTCAtatgtgaaattttttattaacatatatGTACAAAAAGGACCGAAAAGTTAGGTCCCTGGTTACCCTCTTAAGACCACATCTTCCAAAAACATAATGGAACAAGGCACAACATTAAGCTGTTTTGCAACACATGAAGGACCAGTTCAACAAAAGAGGGAAACCACCAAAGAAACCATGGTCAACCCCACCTTTTTAATGTACCCTTAGTATACAGGGATTTGAGTTGTGTGGTTCTCAACCCTGCCCTGACAATTCTAACCAAAGGCTATCATCAATCTTCAACAAGGCACCATGCTCTTTACTGAGTGTTGTTAACCGCATCAATCCCCTTGGGGATAGGCAACAATAGCCTATTGAGTTCCCTTGCAGGATGTGTTTGCAGCATCAGCAAGATGTTCTTCGCCATTGCTTTTTCCCCTTCTTCTGAGGCAACTTGAACGGACTCCAACTCTTCCTGCGCTTGGAGGTTTCACAGAAGAGACCGGATGCTAGAGCTTGCTGAAGCCACAGGTCAAATGCCTCTTCATCTTCATCTGTCATCATCTCAGCATCCAAGTCCCATGGGAATCTGCTCGAGTTGCTGCGTTGGCTTTTCTCCAGGCCAACCATGTTTACATGGAAACTCGGCCGATGAGTGTTGGGCCTACAAGCCATTCCCTGGATAAAATGAATAAGATGTAAGGTATATCAAGTGGTGTTGAAAACATATATCCATCTCAAGGTCCCTTTtcaaccccttttttttttcttttggttttcttTTAAGCCTACGGAAAGCGGACACCATGTCGAAAATTTGTACATATTGTTTCAATTTTAACACGAGGGAATTCACATGTTACACTCTTCCTCAGATGGCGTGTACTTCCATTGCTAACAAAACAACAATAACCAAAATGTTATATCAATGCAAATCCAATCAAGTGGAACACATAGAAGTTTCTTTGTGCAAGACTATATTATCACACAATCATTGAATTGAAACGACACATCCTAcgaaaatattttacaaaaagaTGGACTGTAAATGGTAGCCATCCCCATTCACATTCGATTTGTTGGTTCAATCTCCTATTAGCTCATTCAATGATTGTCACTCAACAGTATTGTCCAGCCAAGCAAATCATACAAGTACAAATTCCATCAATTCCATTGCTGTATCGTTTTTATTTCCTCTCTATTCTAGCAACTTCAGATAAAGCACCAAAACAGGTAAAGACGCACTACTTGACATCAGGAAATATTTGGTAAAAGTAGACAGACCTGACATATAGCCCATTCTGACACATCAAAAATTTTGCTCTCCGCGCACACAAAAGCACGTGGAATCTCCATCTACAAAGACAAGAACCAAACTTAGAAACTAAATGAAGAGGATCAAACTATCAGCTTTAAGGAACTACCTTTTGAGCCCTGTCAAATACCAAAGACCCTTTATATTCAACCCATCcatctccatccttggcttggtGAAACTGGCAACAATCCTGGCTCCAATGAAGTAGCAAAAATCAGAGCCAAGCACTATAACGTATAAGGATGTAAAAGGGGGGAAAATCAAACCTGACACCATCTTGCTTTGGCCTTACTCCTGCTGGTGCATACCCAAATATGTGAATTCCCGCATTTGGTGCACTGTATACGTCTGGATTCTTCAGAGCGATAATCAGAATTATCCTGTCAAGAATACATATAACATCATTATAGCTAAACAACTCTGGAGCTTGTATGATCAATTGAATTGGTTTTGTTCTAAAAGCGTGCTATATGAGACAGGTGAGTTTTTCATAATAATACAAATCCACTTACACTATTAGTAATAACAgacattataaatttatataatttgacTTGGAGACATCTGTTTCTCAATTGTCTACAGCAGCACTTCTTTAACCCACCAGACTATATGATAATGATATCCAATTTTCTTTAGTTGTGGTGTCTGTAACCTAAGAGAGGAATTCATTTTTACTGGGATCTATGAATCTTATGAATGTAAGTGTACTATATCTGGATAAATAAAGGAGAAGCTTGACAAACTGTTCATAATACTAATTGACAAACTAATAAAAAAGTTCTCAGCATTGGTATTCCATGTCCCTGAATTgttttttattaaacaaaatacacaaataataaataaataaatctaccAAAACATTCCTGATTTCCACAACCAAAGCTAACAACTAATAAGATTTTTAGACTACATATACACAGAATTCAAGTGCAATACatcaaattctattttttttttcaatagaaAGTATCTGTAAGTCATTTGATCAACATCTGATTTACCTGGTGTGAACTACCATGAGACTTCTGGCAGACACTTTTtgccatggattcttcttttctcaaTTGCTCATCATAGTCTCTCTTCTTCACAGTATCAGAAAGAACCTGAAAGGTTCATATAAATAGTTAATTGGAGAAACCACTTTGATGGAAATCATTTATGTTTTATATCAAAcatgcattatttgattatcTATCTAAGAGGAAGGAACCCTGAACTTACCTCATATGCGCATTGAAGCTTCTTAAATGATTCACTTGCCAATGGACTACCCATATTTTTATCAGGATGCACAAGCATAGCCTATGTCattgaaaacataaaaatgaaaTGGAATATTCCAATTAACAAATCAGAAATATTTGTAACGTAGTAAACATAACAGAACTTAAGCCAAATTGTGATTCCAGTTCCACATGCATCATATCTTGCTAATATTCAAACGCATCCGAAGTCTTATACTCTCATTTAATATTTTGACAAGTAAAATAGAGAAAGGATAACAAATACTACACAAATACCTTTTTCCGGTATTCCTTTTTCAGAATCGCTCCGTCAATCTTCTTATGCCGGGGGAATCCAAGGGCTTCATAATGATCCAAACTCTTCAATATCCTTTTCATTTCATCAGCTGAGCTTACTGTTTGCTCTTTGGCAACTTTGTTAGTTGAAAGCTCTTTCTGCTTATCAACAACTGCTGCGGTAATAGCAGGTTTACTTGATGATTTACATGAATGCAAATCCTCGGATTCCTCTGTAGGAATAGAGTATTCACACTCTTCTGAGAAGTCATCTTCCACAACTGTTTCTGATTGCTTCTGCTCTTCAGTATGTGAACTTTCACTCAGATTATCAAACCATTGGAGCAAAAAATTCAACATGTCATTAGAGAGGAAGGCAAGGTTTATTGAGAGAAAAACACCCAGCCATCCCACTCGAACTTGAACACTATATAGAGCATATATAGCTCCAATTAATACCACCAAACGTGCATGATTTAGGGAGAATAAATAACCTGCATATGTATAATTAAAACAATTTCAGGATTAAAGGAGAAAATATCCAATCAGGTCAACAAAAGTAAAAGTTCATCATAGAACATCAACTGAACTACAATTGATGCCAAAGATAACCAAAAACAGACATGCAAACAGAGGAAATGTCAACAAGTAATACAACTGTGTAGAGACAGCAAAATTGGAAAACAAGCCTTGAAATTAGTATACAAATAACAAGTATACATGCATTACAAATACAATATAAAAGTAGGAACCAGGTAACATGCCTAAAATCCTCTTTTATGCATGATAAAAGTACAACACATCAGAAACCAACACAAGAAAATCGTACCTCCAACTACAAGTAATGTTCCTGTTATCCAGATGTTAGCATACATCCACAAAATAAGGATGGCAAAGAGGCCTACGATAAAAAGCCCGGGAGTATAGCCCAAGTATTGAACAGCAACTCCAGCAGCACCCTGAGAAATTCAATTGAACTATGACAAACAATGTACAAAAGTTCCCTGTGCAAAATAACAAATATACTAAAGCAAACAGAAAGCATGCATATGAAAATAGGTTTACATTCATGTTATTCAATATCAATACAATCATCACTGCAGTGCAGCCTACCTCTTAAGCAAGAAGTAAAGCAATGTACAATTACCAGAAGAAACCTAGAAGCTGAAGAGTGTAATTCCCGTTTACCATGCAAAGCCATTTGTTTGTACACTAATATGGTTATATAATGCACTCAAATTAAAGGGTGCAAGAGTTGGTAATCACGAAAATGAATATAACAATGAGTGAATATCGTGGTAGCTACTTAAGACATTGCTTCACAATCTCCAATTCTCCATATTCCATATCTAACATAGTAACTCTTTCTGTCTGATCCAAGAAAAGGATAAATAGTACAGTACTTGAAACCATGAACTTGGGAAGATAGACAACAATTTATTAGGAAAAGGTAATGCCACCAATGGGCATTTGTTAGTTAAGCCAACTAATCTAGTTCATATAAAAACATAAGTTAAATAATTACATAGGTTTTTAAGTTTTAACTCAAACTAGGTTAACTTATGAATAAATAGAAGTTAATCCATAGCAAAGCAATtaaaccaaataataataataataataataagggctTAGCTAACATGTGCCATTGGGGCACATGATAAGCTTACTATTAATAGAAAGTTTTAAATGTTTTCATTTAATGAATGCAAAACAAATGCAttgaaaacttaaattttttatattttcaatgaaAGCTTTCTTAATTTGTAAACTTAACATGTGGCCTTAGGGCACAAGATAGATaaaccctaataataataataataataataataataataataataattagacaCAACACTAAAGAATGCACATATCTTTCCCTAAAGAAATTGTTAAAGATATCCTCCTATCAGCATAAGCTTTTGGAACAAATGATTTCATAACATGGTATTAAAACTTCTATGACCAAAAAGCCTAGAGTTTGATTCTATTAAAATGGGCATTCATCATTGATAAACAGAGAGTGATGTAGAGTAGGTGTTTATTCTCGTTGAAAGCTtacaggagagagagagagagagagagagagagggaaaaatAAGATTATTTCTAATAACTTGAAAGCTGCATTTAACTTCATGAGCTATTTATAGTGCTATGCATGATTCAAACTATAGctaactttctctctctcctctaacTGAATTTCATGCCACCTTAACTAAATGAAACTTCTCAACTCTTCACGAAGCTTCTGACTCATTCTACACGTGCTGCATGCATCACATTGCTTCACAGCCCCCCTCAAACGCATGGGGTAGAGTGCACATCTACCACATGATATTTGTCTCGAAATGAAATAAATGCAGTGACGGGTAGCAGCTTCGTGAATCCATCAACGACACGAGTTTGAGCTGGGAGATGTTGCACTTTGAGTTGTCCTGAATTGTCTTGAAATGACTATCAAAAAGAACATGCATATACTTGGTGTGAGCATCCAACACTATCTTCTTAGATAGGTGGACTGCACTAAGATTTTCACACTACACTATAGGTGTTGGACAATACACGCCAAATTCAATGAGGAGCAATTGAAGCCAAATGCTTTCAGTAGTAACCAATGCAAGGCTTCAATACTTTGCCTCAATAATAGTGTGCGCTACTGCTTCCCATTTTCTCAACCACCAAGATAGGAGAATTTTGCCAAAGAAAACCCAGCCACCAGAGATTGATCAATGATCTAGGTCAGTGGGCCAATTTGCATCGCAATAGCCCAAGATGGATAAGTTGTTCGACCTGGTGAAGCAGACACAATGACC contains:
- the LOC112702974 gene encoding uncharacterized protein, which codes for MEDIGLFKQGWQWLRLQKDACWRVRTAVTCGRDKTAMFVERHWPLVCSGCSRFWSLFKLSLIFWKDSALRGFQSFVKFGSVILLLIMWSCFLSLTSMHCLVYVLISMGAAGVAVQYLGYTPGLFIVGLFAILILWMYANIWITGTLLVVGGYLFSLNHARLVVLIGAIYALYSVQVRVGWLGVFLSINLAFLSNDMLNFLLQWFDNLSESSHTEEQKQSETVVEDDFSEECEYSIPTEESEDLHSCKSSSKPAITAAVVDKQKELSTNKVAKEQTVSSADEMKRILKSLDHYEALGFPRHKKIDGAILKKEYRKKAMLVHPDKNMGSPLASESFKKLQCAYEVLSDTVKKRDYDEQLRKEESMAKSVCQKSHGSSHQDNSDYRSEESRRIQCTKCGNSHIWVCTSRSKAKARWCQDCCQFHQAKDGDGWVEYKGSLVFDRAQKMEIPRAFVCAESKIFDVSEWAICQGMACRPNTHRPSFHVNMVGLEKSQRSNSSRFPWDLDAEMMTDEDEEAFDLWLQQALASGLFCETSKRRKSWSPFKLPQKKGKKQWRRTSC